The sequence CCTGTCAGTAAATCAGCCTAGCTTTGACTGTGATTTGAAAGTGTGCTACCAAACATACTTGTAAGTTATCAGTTAAAATAAAGCTCTTTGGTCAGCATAGAGACAACACAGGGAATCTGCTTCTTCTCACTGAAGCGTGAATCTTCAGACCAGGACTCAAAGTTGTTTGCCACCATGTACTGTAGTTGACACGTGAGAATTTGCAAGATTTCAAGTTGCTTGTCAGACTCATTGAGGACGTTACAAAGAGCTTGGACGGCTCAAGATCCCCGGCCTGGGTTCCTCCATGAATAGTAACCTGAACGAGAAATGTACCACTGTGTCAAGCGAAGTCAAGTCAATTTTaatgtcacatcaccacagcacatgtgcattggtgagtgaaattcttgggagcgtgCTCCAGAAATTACAGCATCAATCtccctcttaaaaaaaaataaaaaaaattaaataacagtAACATCTCTTTAAAGagattatcctttttttttttttttttacacatttatgttTAACTTATGTTCCCATATACCTTCACTAAGGgttttttgtagtaacgaagtaGAAGCCCCCTTCTTGGTCAGAGAGTCATCAAGTTGCTGCTTTGTAGCAGACCAAAGGATCTGCTTGATGTTTCCCGAGTGCATTAGTTCTTTTATGCTGCTGATCTCAAGACAAAGTCTTATTTCTGTAATCAAAAAGAGAAAGATTGTCAGTTCCACAGATAATTGGCAGGTTGTTTAAAGCAATGCTACCTGTTGTAATTTCTGAATAAAAAGCAGATATTCACATCACATTATCAATTCCATTGGCAAGCGCCAGAGTTTCTCCTGCCAAAGTGCTTCTGACGGCTCTTCTGATTTTCTTAGATTGCCAGGAGATAGGAGAGAATTTTCCATCTTCTCCCACCAAGAAAATTAGATGGCCACCTTGAGTACCGCCATCCGGAAGATTTCCCATTGAGGCATCATTTAAAAAGTcttttcaaaaaaacaaactgtctTTTCCCAGGTTCTATTAAAGTCGCCTCCTCTGACTTTAGCTTTCTGATAAGCTTGTTTACATCATGCAAAGTTTGAACAGTAGCATGTTTTGTAGTTGAAGCAAAGAGATAAGTGTCACACATCATACCTGGTCTACTCTGTCTAGCAACCCACTGGATTTGTCCAATTTTAGACCTCAGCATGTCAGCTTCCAAGTTTGTCAGTGGAGCTGTACGTTGCACAGCTCTGATTGGATCCATAACAAAAGGTTGAAGATTCTTTATATGTACTTTGATGTACTTGTATTTCTCCATTTCCAGAAGAGATTTCCATTCCCACATAATTAAAACTATCACTCTCTTGATGGCCAACTTCAAAAGCTGTTTTCAAATGTGGGATGACcaaagaggaaaacattttCGAATCAGCCCACAGAAAATGATCCACATGAGAGGCGAGGATTCCAATCAACTCACCATTGTTGTCCAGCCAGTAGAACACTGCAGGGTCAATCTGTGATGCATGATCTCCCAGGTGTTGCATAGTatctttttactttattgtacCAGTACAGAGAAGCATCCGCcaaaccatacacacatttgtttagtttccaTACTGTTCCTTTGCACATTGCTTCTGGAGGACAAATATAGACATTTCTAGACAATTTTTTTCCCTGAAGAAAAGCAGCTTTGATATCATTGAGTTCGGGTGCCATTTCCTTTGACATATGACTGCCATAACAACTCTTAGAGAATATGAAGCACAAGTAGGAGAGTCTTTAGGAAGGTCACTGACGTTTAGTTTGAAACCTCTTGCGACTAGCCTTGCCTTAGGCACTCAGGTGTTTCtttgactgaacacacacaccttgtgcTGATACATTTTTGACCATCATCTTTTACTTCCTTAAACACAATTACATTTCCAGTTCTTAGGTGCAGCAAACGTTCCGTCTTCAGTAATTAGCACATCACTTTCATGGTGAGGACTACATTGTACTGTGGTGACTGGGGTAATAATCTGAAGGTCATCCACTAGTGTTAAGTCAGCTGACCCAGTAACACCTACAAAGTCTCTGGGTGGGTGTACTGTAGATTGTACCAGTCTTTGTGTTTTCCTGTTGCTTTTCCTGCTCTGCTAAGAATTTGTGCTGTTCGTGACTCAttgctttctctgtctgtaaagATAATGGTTTGTCCCGCTTTCAGTTTAGGAGTACGACTTCTCGCATCTTCTCCTGACTGAGTCAGTGTCACGGCGAGGCaaaggcgaatgaggatccaaatgcagtaaagagatttaatgaccaaaaacaagaaaacagacaggcaggcaaaacaagaccgaacacagagctgacaggaaacaggaacattgaAACGTctagcaccagggaagtgaacaaaccgagaatatataggtgacaggaaccaatgacaaagcagagacaaagacaacacacctggaggtgtgattgagtacaattagtgtccatggtaaccaagaagtgggtggagcaaacaattaacaacagggcaaggcagcagacagaaacagaacaaaaacacagacagacttactACAGAACCCTCAGGGCGGTGCCGGGAGAGCAGGGGGCCAGGGTCCAAAgcggagttggcggccagggtaGTGCTGGAGGCAGGGCCAGAGACCAGGGCAGGGCTGCCGATGCGCTCAGTGAGCTGGCCGTGATTGCAACCCATGGTGGTGCTGGgggtgctctgagcctgtaaacagggacaggaggtagagggGCTGGCAAATCCAGTGAAACGAAACATAGGAcagataaaacaggaaaattggttggttcaggccaggcagagagttcagggagctTGGGTGTAACCATGTCGACTGCGTTATCCGACTCCGTCATTTTGACCCGggcggttcggctggttccgtcgacccggtcggttcggctggttccgtcgacccggttggttccGGCGACCAGTTCGGCCCGGCTGGTTcaggcgacccggctggtttggttggttccggcgacccgttCGGCCCATCTAGTTCCGATGACCCGTtcggtccggctggttccgttgAGCGGCCTGGTTctgctggttccggcgacccggctggttcggTTGATTCTGTTGACCCGGCTGGTCCGGCTgattccggcgacccggctggttcggTTGGTTCCGTTTAACCGGCTGGTTCGGCTGATTCCGGCGACCTGGCTGGTTTGgttggttccggcgacccggctggttcggttggttccggcgacccggttgGTTCCGTTGAACCGGCTGGACCCGGCTGGTTTGGCTCCatagcccacggaccccgatgcttgctgcacccccaaaaaatatttaaggccGGCGTCCGTCTCTCCCCTGCTCATGGTTAATGTGGACCCGCCCAGGAGCAACGCTGTTGACAAAGTCTGACAACGACCCCGTTTCTCGGACAGCTGGCATTAAGTAACGCACCTTGCTCTCCAGTCCATGCCTGAAGATGTCTTTCAGGGACTTTTCCTCAAAGTCCACCTGGTTATACAGGACCACGAATACCTCCACATAATCCTCAATTGGGGAATCCTCCTGACATAggcaaaacaggatttctgctgggtCCATAGTGGCTAGTCGTTCTGTCACAGCGAGGCaaaggcgaatgaggatccaaatgaaaagaaatgtaaagaaatttaATGACCAAAGACAAGAAAACCGgtacacagacacgcagacaaaACAAGACCGAACAGAGAGCTGACAAGAAACAGGAACATTGAAAcgactagcaccagggaagtgacAAACAGAGAATACTGtatataggtgacaggaaccaatgacaaagcagagacaatcagagacagacaACACACCTGAAGGAacgattgagtacaattagtgtccatgatAACCAAGAAGTGGgtggagcaaacaattaacaacagggcaaggcagcagacagaattATTACAGTGTCATCTTGTTCATCAATTTCACCTTCGacttttgtttgtaattttttttccatgctaTCAGTGTCATTGTCGTATTCCATTCTGGTTAAACCTGCAGGTTGTAAAACAGTACTGTTCTCATTGTCTTGATCATCGTGTGATTTTCATCTCTCTTTCGGAGCCTAGAATGGTGCACACGAACATACTGTAAGTACCCCCATGCCTTACAAAAATCACTGCCCTGTCCTGGCCAATCACGACACCTGGGCCTTTCTTTCAGAGCATTCAGACTgtgtaaacacatttaaagctgaaatgcatttaaaactGAAATTTGCTGTCCTACAAAAGTACTAAAACTACTACTTTCCAGAGCTGTTTTGTCAGTAAGGACTGATGGTAGGTTTGGATTTTCACCAAATACAAGCTGGTAGGGACTGAAACCATGGATATTGTGCATTGAGTTTTTTGCCATCAGTTCCCAATCCAGGGCAGTTTTCCAGTCACATCTGTTGtcatttttcactttcattagTATATCTGGaagtgtctgtttgtgtctttcCAAAAGACCATTACTCCAGGAACTATATCCTGCAGTGGTCTTTACCACAATGTTGAACTTTTCTGAGATGCACCTCATCTCCTCATTGTTAAACTCCCCACCATTGTTACTAAACAGTCTTTTAGGTTTACCATGTATGCTAATCCCGCAGTGAATGAAGCTCTTTACAATTTCACTTGCCTTTTTGGTGGTCATGATAACTCCAGCACTAAAGCGAGTGAAGTGGTCAATGACATGAAGATACCACACTCCTGTATCCAGTTCATGCAGGTCTATGGCTATCATTTCATTGTAACTTGAGGCCATAGGCAGTCCCACCGCAGGCTTGGGTTTGGGCTTGCTGTATTTCACAAGTTTCACAGTGATCTTCTATGTCCTTTAAGGTCACAATGCCCTCCTCATCATGATTACCTGAACTGATCAGCAGCTTTTTTACCCTATCCACAGTGGCATGTCCAAATTGTTTATGCAACTTTATTAGgacttctctcttttttttttgctgtcatgTTCTCTGTCACAAATAGAACTTCATCTTTACTACATTTCTCAGCATCACAGGAGGAGTCTTGATCCATCAGGTGTATGCAGTAATGTCCTGATGAGGTAAGCTCAAGAGTCACAGGGTGTTTGAACATTATTGCTGTGTCATTCTGAAGATCCAGTATAGCACCTGCTCTTTTTAAGGATGTTTTGCTCAAAAGCAAAGTTATATCAACTGGGACTATCTCAGTCTCAATGTAACATTTGGTCTGTCCAATCATGGCTGGAACCTTGACCTGTTTTGTAGAGTGTACAACTTTTCCATCACCAAACTTGAAAGCTTTTGCGCTATCTGTGCGTTTCATTTCTGACCGTTTCTGTCTGCACACCTTTTCAGTACAGGCTGTATCAATAACTGCTGACCCAAGTGATTCAACCATAAACACTTCTACATTTGACAGTTTCTTTAGAAAACAAAGTGATGTTGCATTGCTCTACACCCTAAGTCAGCTTTGCTTGTTCAGTTCTTTGAGGGCAGTCATTTGCCCAGTGATGTGTACTTTGACAGATGGCACATTTAGATCGCCTGCCATATCTATCGAGAGGATTCGTTCCTAGCTGCGTTTTCAGTTGTCTTTGTAGACGTggcttgttttctttcttactaGAATCAGTGAAACATGCAGACTCACCAGTAAAGTGACTTCCACGCATGTAATTTCCCTCAAAAATTCGTTTCAGAGCAGATTTCAGGTCTGCAAATGTGAGGGTTGAGCAAGCGGTAAGCGCTAACTAACTGTTTATCTTTAGCATCGACATTAGACATTTGTTCTACATTATAAATccttgatttataaataaaacacagagtaCCCTCACTTTTCTTCATTTGTCTGGTATAAGAAATTTAGTGGTGAACACCCACCCTGCAATTAAGATCATATGTTACCTGGAACAGTGGAGTATGCAAACAAGAAGTCTGCCTCCACTTGGATTTTGTGTCTGGGGCTCGCGTCTGTTTCTAGAACATCATGAGGTGTTCCTGAGTCAGTCTGTATACCATCATTGAACTCTGAACCTTGACAGGCCTGTGAGAATAAATCATTAATATCCTCCACAAGCAGACAAGTTAGCAAGGTAAGTGACCatgctgaatgaacaaaaactgtgtatatacatatatcattTTATGTAGGtacttttccattttcttttactTGGATGAAGAAAAGCTTGGGTTTCCCCACAAGACTCTTGCACATGTCTCCTTTGAAGAGGAAGTTAATGTATTTGATGGGCATGGCCCCGTCCGTTCCATATATCATGCCCTCTTCTCCATGGCTTGGCAAAATGCAGGCAAAGCAAGAACTGTCGTCGTGATTCTCTTccgacactgacacacacacacacatacactttagtGGTTCtagataacaaacaaaacagcaataATGATAATCTGCTTTTTACAGTGAAAGTTAGAGATATCCGAATGTTGTACTATGTTGATCTACAACTGTTCAAAAGCTTATATAACGTACAATGAACCATGATTTGTTTTATACCctaaagcaggggtgtcaaactcaaattcacagttggcaaaaatataaaactgagatagtCACGGGCcacactgaatatttatttaaaaattaactgcaactgttatgtaatgttcaaccttttttcatatggaaacaaactttagttttgcttgtacacaggatttggaacaaccagagcttggtattacaaacacataagaaattaaattttaaataatagacacatcagtggtgttcattttttatttaaataaataaaataaatcgtGCCTTtcactgtatcattttaagttcctttttgaagtggatctttttcaaaaccatcaaaacaagcaaaaataatttaatttattgaaAATCTAACTTCGATTATTAACAGTTCATGCCTTGGAATAGAAGAAGTGCATAAAGAAAACCTATATTCAAACTCAGTTTGTTACACTCTGTTTCATTTTATAGTGTTTCATAATGTTTtgtgtcatagtgtcttcttatgttatattctttcgttacaaaCATGTTAGCTccgcacacaagacaaacaggtctgtcctttatattcgttaacagataatctgcctcccacctgtcttgaaagctcctattgtccatctttcgtttggccatttttgtggagggtggaattaacttgcccgatgtgactgtgtagcatggttgttaacgactgtcaacagagaatgaggggcgcctGCTGTGTGACtatgcgtcaatacagtggcaaggcattctgggatttgtagtattagcggagaaGCGGCTAGcctgctgtaatgcacatttgatatgatctcgtgggccaaatataattacaccgtgGGCCAAATTTGGCCTGTGGGactgagtttgacacccctgctctaaagaataaaaatatgttttaacaGAACAAGTCTTTTAACTGTTTGAATAACTCACCATTTTTCAGTATCTTCGTCATTTTTTCACAGTACTGGTCACTTGTACTTGTAGATACAAACTTCAAAACCAAGgtttttaaagcatttgaaCAGTTCTTCTGCATCTCAATCTGTGACATAACGTACATTCATCCCTTAAAATCACACAATGAAATCTCTATtaggttttttgtgtgtagttGTAC is a genomic window of Tachysurus fulvidraco isolate hzauxx_2018 chromosome 8, HZAU_PFXX_2.0, whole genome shotgun sequence containing:
- the LOC113638891 gene encoding caspase-7-like isoform X2, yielding MCVCVSVSEENHDDSSCFACILPSHGEEGMIYGTDGAMPIKYINFLFKGDMCKSLVGKPKLFFIQACQGSEFNDGIQTDSGTPHDVLETDASPRHKIQVEADFLFAYSTVPEIRLCLEISSIKELMHSGNIKQILWSATKQQLDDSLTKKGASTSLLQKTLSEGYYSWRNPGRGS
- the LOC113638891 gene encoding caspase-7-like isoform X1 yields the protein MYVMSQIEMQKNCSNALKTLVLKFVSTSTSDQYCEKMTKILKNVSEENHDDSSCFACILPSHGEEGMIYGTDGAMPIKYINFLFKGDMCKSLVGKPKLFFIQVKENGKACQGSEFNDGIQTDSGTPHDVLETDASPRHKIQVEADFLFAYSTVPEIRLCLEISSIKELMHSGNIKQILWSATKQQLDDSLTKKGASTSLLQKTLSEGYYSWRNPGRGS